Proteins encoded together in one Kwoniella shandongensis chromosome 3, complete sequence window:
- a CDS encoding mRNA surveillance protein pelota, with amino-acid sequence MKLVNKHIEKDGSGYVTLRPEDDEDMWHVYNLISEGDRVRALAVRRVQTVSSTGSSDSYRVRTNLTLEVTKTTFSPAASSSQANGQGEKKEPTAALQISGKVVEENDYVKLGAYHTLDLEANRDFRLSKATGWDSVALERIEESTQEGRGAEVGAIVCGEGTAAICLLSEHMTVVRQRIDTPVPRKRKGGTSGHDKAVENFFSTVYQAVLRLIPFQTLKAVVIASPGFTRDSLYDYIFQQATLTSNKPLLASRSKWIKVHSNTSHVHGLVEALRAPEVAKMLQGAKFAKEGLGLDKFHKMLATDELRAWYGPEHVALAVDRGAVGTLLISDDLFRSSDPVKRNSYVQMVEDVRARGGEALIFSSMHESGQQLNLLTGIAAILTYPLDVEVVEMEEREEKERLEKERRVKNGEDEEHEEEDE; translated from the exons ATGAAGCTCGTCAACAAGCATATAGAAAAAGACGGATCG GGGTATGTCACACTTCGAccggaagatgatgaagatatgTGGCATGTCTATAATTTGAtttcagag GGAGATCGAGTTCGAGCTTTGGCTGTGCGAAGGGTACAGACTGTCTCTTCAACAGGATCATCCGATTCGTATAGAGTCAGGACAAACTTGACCTTGGAAGtgaccaag ACGACATTCTCCCCCGCCGCTTCGAGCAGTCAAGCCAACGGCcaaggggagaagaaagagccTACTGCTGCTTTACAGATCTCTGGAAAAGTGGTAGAGGAGAACGATTATGTGAAGCTGGGAGCGTATCATACATTGGatttggaag CAAATCGCGATTTCAGATTGTCGAAAGCGACCGGATGGGATTCGGTAGCTCTGGAACGTATTGAGGAGAGCAcgcaagaaggtcgaggggCGGAAGTGGGAGCTATTGTgtgtggtgaag GTACAGCTGCTATCTGCCTGCTGTCGGAACACATGACCGTGGTCAGACAACGCATCGACACTCCCGTTCCCAGGAAGAGAAAAGGCGGTACATCGGGCCATGATAAG GCGGTGGAGAACTTTTTCTCGACAGTTTACCAGGCAGTTTTGCGTTTGATACCTTTCCAAACGCTCAAGGCTGTTGTCATTGCCAGTCCTGGATTTACTCGTGACTCG CTGTACGATTACATCTTCCAGCAAGCGACCTTGACATCCAACAAACCTCTCCTCGCATCGCGCTCCAAGTGGATCAAAGTGCATTCCAACACCTCGCATGTGCATGGACTGGTGGAGGCGTTGCGAGCGCCAGAGGTGGCCAAGATGTTACAAGGAGCGAAGTTCGCGAAGGAGGGCCTGGGACTTGATAA ATTCCACAAGATGTTGGCGACCGACGAGCTTCGAGCCTGGTATGGACCTGAACATGTCGCTCTTGCGGTCGACAGAGGGGCAGTCGGTACTCTACTAATATCCGATGACTTGTTCCG ATCATCCGATCCAGTCAAACGAAATAGCTATGTCCAGAtggtcgaagatgtcagagCTCGAGGCGGAGAAGCGCtgatcttctcgtcgatgCACGAGAGTGGACAACAACTAAATCTCTTGACGGGTATCGCGGCGATCTTGACGTATCCTCTGGATGTTGAAGTAGTTGAAatggaagaaagagaggaaaaggagaggttggagaaggaacggagggtgaagaatggtgaagacgaggagcacgaggaagaagatgaatga
- a CDS encoding 40S ribosomal protein uS3 — MAATSQQISKKRKFVADGVFQAELNDFFTRELAEEGYSGCEVRVTHARTEIIIRATHTQEVLGDKGRRIRELKALVEKRFKFPENALELYAEKVQFRGLSATAQAESLRYKLLGGLAMRRACYGVLRFVMESGAKGCEVVVSGKLRAARAKSMKFTDGFMVHSGQPARDYIDYAVRHVLLRQGVLGIKVKIMKPYDPEGRQGPSKNLPDVINMVEPKPEAAIEIRSEHKEPQVQAIPPPAAAAAPQQEAAPEASY, encoded by the exons ATGGCCGCCACCTCTCAGCAAATctcaaagaagagaaagttcGTCGCCGACGGTGTCTTCCAGGCCGAGCTCAACGACTTTTT CACCCGTGAACTCGCCGAGGAGGGTTACTCTGGATGTGAGGTTCGAGTCACCCACGCCCGAACTGAGATCATCATCCGTGCCACCCACACCCAAGAGGTTCTCGGTGACAAGGGTCGACGAATCAGAGAGCTCAAGGCTCTCGTCGAGAAGAGGTTCAAGTTCCCCGAGAACGCTCTCGAGCTTTACGCCGAGAAGGTCCAATTCCGAGGTCTTTCCGCCACTGCTCAGGCCGAGTCTTTGAGGTACAAGCTCCTCGGTGGTCTTGCCATGCGACG AGCATGTTACGGTGTCCTTCGATTCGTCATGGAGTCCGGTGCCAAGGGTTGTGAGGTTGTCGTTTCCGGTAAACTCCGTGCCGCTCGTGCCAAGTCCATGAAGTTCACCGACGGTTTCATGGTCCACTCCGGTCAACCCGCTCGTGACTACATTGACTACGCCGTCCGACACGTCCTTCTCCGACAGGGTGTTTTGGGTATCAAGGTTaagat CATGAAGCCTTACGACCCCGAGGGCAGGCAAGGTCCTTCCAAGAACCTTCCCGACGTCATCAACATGGTCGA GCCCAAGCCCGAGGCTGCCATCGAGATCCGATCCGAGCACAAGGAACCCCAAGTGCAGGCTATCCCCCCtcccgccgccgccgccgctccTCAGCAGGAAGCCGCTCCCGAGGCTTCATACTAG